Proteins from one Thermobifida alba genomic window:
- a CDS encoding TlpA family protein disulfide reductase → MPFTSPGPRVRAAVLRGVAAVAVLAALVGCAGKVDTGAASEDDRYISGDGSSTLFPAAEREPAPRVEGETLDGDPVSLADYSGDVVVVNFWASWCAPCRAETPVLNEVSAEHADEGVRFLGVNIKDNLTSAQAFERNNEVGYPSLYDQPGEIPQAFRDTVPPQAIPSTLVIDRQGRIAARVIGATDYRELTDLVGTVAAEDADSP, encoded by the coding sequence ATGCCCTTCACCAGTCCAGGCCCCCGAGTGCGCGCTGCCGTGCTGCGCGGTGTCGCCGCCGTGGCGGTTCTGGCCGCCCTGGTCGGCTGCGCCGGAAAGGTCGACACCGGAGCGGCCAGCGAGGACGACCGCTACATCTCGGGAGACGGATCCAGCACCCTGTTCCCCGCCGCGGAACGGGAACCGGCCCCCCGGGTCGAGGGCGAGACACTGGACGGCGATCCGGTCAGCCTCGCCGACTACTCCGGCGACGTCGTGGTGGTGAACTTCTGGGCCAGCTGGTGCGCGCCGTGCCGGGCCGAGACCCCGGTCCTCAACGAGGTCAGCGCCGAGCACGCGGACGAGGGGGTGCGCTTCCTCGGCGTCAACATCAAGGACAACCTCACCTCCGCGCAGGCGTTCGAACGCAACAACGAGGTCGGCTACCCGAGCCTGTACGACCAGCCGGGCGAGATCCCGCAGGCGTTCCGCGACACCGTCCCGCCGCAGGCCATCCCCAGCACGCTGGTCATCGACCGGCAGGGCCGCATCGCCGCCCGGGTCATCGGCGCCACCGACTACCGGGAGCTCACCGACCTGGTCGGCACGGTCGCCGCCGAGGACGCTGATTCCCCGTGA
- a CDS encoding helix-turn-helix domain-containing protein encodes MSGSKGSLGEVRFLTVAEVAAIMRVSKMTVYRMVHSGTLPAIRVGRSYRVPERAVHDYLREAFVQAG; translated from the coding sequence ATGAGCGGGAGCAAGGGTTCGCTGGGAGAGGTGAGGTTCCTGACCGTGGCCGAGGTGGCCGCGATCATGCGGGTCTCCAAGATGACGGTCTACCGAATGGTGCACTCCGGGACGCTGCCGGCCATCCGGGTGGGGCGCTCCTACCGGGTGCCGGAGCGGGCCGTGCACGACTACCTCCGCGAGGCGTTCGTCCAGGCGGGCTGA
- a CDS encoding phosphatase, with protein MTPPSRAELIDHLVRTGIAGQVNTPRQNNLKHYRRLVQGDPYHQFGLTFSREWTFSDVLALMSKRCGVVADESYLWGIDTIDPDRTVDALETVADRLARAARDRERVMVATGHPKNLGELYRTWKDLLAGHGCEVVTAAAGYSYDVSGEYPPTRRILVWRDEVGMVVDGNDPRHSHHPFAMRAALARLTEEGTPWPQLVIADHGFAGAAGEAGVATVGFADSNDPALFLGEHEGKLHVTVPLDDGYQPDDYRPLSDYVIHRAGLV; from the coding sequence GTGACGCCGCCCTCCCGCGCGGAGCTCATCGACCACCTCGTGCGCACCGGCATCGCCGGTCAGGTCAACACCCCGAGACAGAACAACCTCAAGCACTACCGGCGGCTGGTCCAGGGAGACCCCTACCACCAGTTCGGACTGACCTTCTCCCGGGAGTGGACGTTCTCCGACGTCCTCGCGCTCATGTCCAAACGCTGCGGCGTCGTCGCGGACGAGAGCTACCTGTGGGGGATCGACACCATCGACCCCGACCGCACCGTGGACGCCCTGGAGACGGTGGCCGACCGGCTGGCCAGGGCCGCGCGCGACCGTGAGCGCGTCATGGTCGCCACGGGGCACCCCAAGAACCTGGGCGAGCTCTACCGGACCTGGAAGGACCTGCTCGCCGGGCACGGGTGCGAGGTGGTCACCGCCGCCGCCGGATACTCCTACGACGTCTCCGGGGAGTACCCCCCGACCCGCCGCATCCTGGTCTGGCGCGACGAGGTGGGCATGGTGGTGGACGGCAACGACCCCAGGCACAGCCACCACCCCTTCGCGATGCGCGCGGCACTGGCCCGCCTGACGGAGGAGGGCACACCGTGGCCGCAGTTGGTCATCGCCGACCACGGCTTCGCGGGCGCGGCGGGCGAGGCCGGAGTGGCGACCGTCGGTTTCGCCGACAGTAACGATCCTGCGCTCTTCCTGGGAGAACACGAAGGAAAACTTCACGTCACGGTGCCCCTCGACGACGGATACCAACCTGACGACTACCGTCCGCTTTCGGACTACGTGATTCATCGGGCCGGACTGGTCTGA
- a CDS encoding acetoin utilization protein AcuC gives MACSLRIAWDDGLVGYNFGPQHPLAPVRVELTMDLCRRLGVFDAPGVSFAPVEPADEALLELVHDRDYIAAVKRAGQTLQPDETYSLGTLDNPVFANMHEASALIAGASVAAARAVWTGEAEHGANIAGGLHHAMPKKAWGFCVYNDAAVAIAWLLEQGAKRVAYVDVDVHHGDGVQEMFYNDPRVLTISLHESPLTLFPGTGYPEEIGGPDAEGYAVNVALPAGTNDAMWLRAFHAVVPPLLREFQPEVLVTQQGCDTHTLDPLANLTLSLDGQRRTYEALHELAKETAAGRWVLLGGGGYELVQVVPRAWSHLLAQAAGRPIDPDSRTPDEWHEFVKQRTGEVAPLHMTDGRKADYTPFEAGFDPADAVDRAIRATRTAVFPCHGIDPML, from the coding sequence ATGGCCTGTTCGCTGCGTATCGCATGGGACGACGGGCTGGTCGGCTACAACTTCGGGCCGCAGCACCCGCTCGCGCCCGTCCGGGTCGAGCTGACGATGGACCTCTGCCGCCGGCTCGGGGTCTTCGACGCGCCCGGCGTCTCCTTCGCGCCGGTCGAGCCGGCTGACGAGGCGCTGCTGGAACTCGTCCACGACCGCGACTACATCGCCGCCGTCAAGCGGGCCGGACAGACCCTCCAACCCGACGAGACCTACTCCCTGGGGACCCTCGACAACCCGGTCTTCGCCAACATGCACGAGGCGTCCGCGCTGATCGCGGGCGCCTCCGTGGCGGCGGCGCGCGCGGTGTGGACCGGGGAGGCCGAGCACGGGGCGAACATCGCGGGCGGCCTGCACCACGCCATGCCCAAGAAGGCGTGGGGCTTCTGCGTGTACAACGACGCGGCGGTGGCCATCGCCTGGCTGCTGGAGCAGGGCGCCAAGCGGGTCGCCTACGTCGACGTGGACGTCCACCACGGCGACGGGGTGCAGGAGATGTTCTACAACGACCCCCGGGTGCTGACCATCAGCCTGCACGAGTCCCCGCTGACGCTGTTTCCCGGCACCGGCTACCCGGAGGAGATCGGCGGCCCCGACGCCGAGGGGTACGCGGTCAACGTGGCGCTGCCCGCGGGCACCAACGACGCCATGTGGCTGCGTGCCTTCCACGCCGTCGTGCCGCCGCTGCTGCGCGAGTTCCAGCCGGAGGTGCTGGTCACCCAGCAGGGCTGCGACACCCACACGCTCGACCCGCTGGCCAACCTGACGCTCAGCCTGGACGGGCAGCGCCGCACCTACGAGGCCCTGCACGAACTGGCCAAGGAGACCGCCGCGGGGCGCTGGGTGCTGCTCGGCGGCGGCGGATACGAACTCGTGCAGGTGGTGCCGCGGGCCTGGAGCCACCTGCTGGCGCAGGCGGCGGGCCGTCCGATCGACCCCGACAGCCGCACCCCCGACGAGTGGCACGAGTTCGTCAAGCAGCGCACCGGCGAGGTCGCCCCCCTGCACATGACCGACGGGCGGAAGGCCGACTACACCCCGTTCGAGGCGGGCTTCGACCCGGCGGACGCGGTGGACCGCGCGATTCGGGCCACCCGCACGGCGGTGTTCCCCTGCCACGGCATCGACCCGATGCTGTGA
- the proC gene encoding pyrroline-5-carboxylate reductase encodes MIAIIGAGRMGEALLAGILNTGQDPAGVLVSEARRERAEELRDRYGVAAVSAVEAASRAETLLLAIKPQDMVEALNEIAAALPPGRLVVSVAAGITTAVLEKHLPPETAVVRAMPNTPALVGQGMTALAAGARASEEHLARAEALLRSVGEVLRVPERHLDAVTALSGSGPAYFYLVAEAMIEAGVLMGLPRPTAERLVAQTAAGSAAMLRDSGEHPVLLREAVTSPGGTTAAALRELERHGVRSALTDAVEAARRRSAELSEG; translated from the coding sequence ATGATCGCGATCATCGGGGCGGGCCGGATGGGCGAGGCCCTGCTCGCCGGAATCCTCAACACCGGGCAGGACCCGGCCGGGGTCCTCGTCAGCGAGGCGCGCCGGGAACGCGCGGAGGAGCTGCGCGACCGCTACGGGGTCGCCGCCGTGTCCGCGGTCGAGGCCGCCTCCCGCGCCGAGACGCTGCTCCTCGCGATCAAACCGCAGGACATGGTCGAGGCGCTGAACGAGATCGCCGCGGCGCTGCCGCCCGGACGCCTGGTCGTCTCCGTCGCGGCCGGGATCACCACGGCCGTGCTGGAGAAGCACCTCCCCCCCGAGACCGCCGTGGTGCGGGCCATGCCCAACACCCCCGCCCTGGTCGGCCAGGGGATGACCGCGCTCGCCGCCGGAGCGCGCGCCTCCGAGGAGCACCTGGCGCGCGCCGAGGCCCTGCTCCGCTCGGTCGGCGAGGTGCTGCGCGTCCCGGAGCGGCACCTGGACGCCGTCACCGCGCTGTCCGGCAGCGGACCGGCCTACTTCTACCTCGTCGCCGAGGCGATGATCGAGGCCGGTGTGCTCATGGGGCTGCCGCGGCCGACCGCCGAGCGGCTGGTCGCGCAGACCGCGGCGGGCTCCGCGGCGATGCTGCGCGACTCCGGCGAGCACCCCGTCCTGCTGCGCGAGGCCGTCACCTCGCCCGGCGGGACCACCGCCGCCGCGCTGCGGGAGCTGGAACGCCACGGGGTGCGCAGCGCCCTGACCGACGCGGTCGAGGCCGCGCGCAGACGGAGCGCCGAACTGTCCGAGGGCTGA
- a CDS encoding TetR/AcrR family transcriptional regulator has translation MARTGRRPGATRTREEILRAARLDFAEKGYDGASVRGIARRAGVDPALVHHYFGTKDQVFVAAMEIPYDPGELLERIMLDPEHDPAEAVVRTFLRVWDDEHGRAPFVALLRSAMTSERAADVLRGFMTDVLARQIAPKIGVEPLRAGLIASQLFGMVLVRSVIRAEPLASADPEQVVAHYAPAVRLVMGERR, from the coding sequence GTGGCTCGGACCGGACGGCGCCCGGGAGCGACGCGCACCCGCGAGGAGATCCTGCGGGCGGCGCGCCTGGACTTCGCCGAGAAGGGGTACGACGGCGCCTCGGTGCGCGGCATCGCCCGGCGCGCCGGGGTGGACCCCGCCCTGGTGCACCACTACTTCGGCACCAAGGACCAGGTGTTCGTCGCGGCGATGGAGATCCCCTACGACCCCGGCGAACTGCTGGAGCGGATCATGCTCGACCCGGAGCACGACCCCGCCGAGGCGGTGGTCCGCACCTTCCTGCGGGTCTGGGACGACGAGCACGGCCGGGCGCCCTTCGTCGCCCTGCTCCGCTCGGCCATGACCAGCGAGCGGGCCGCGGACGTCCTGCGCGGCTTCATGACCGACGTCCTCGCCCGGCAGATCGCGCCCAAGATCGGGGTGGAGCCGCTGCGGGCCGGCCTGATCGCCTCCCAGCTGTTCGGCATGGTCCTGGTGCGCAGCGTGATCCGCGCCGAACCGCTGGCCTCGGCCGACCCGGAGCAGGTCGTGGCCCACTACGCCCCGGCCGTCCGCCTGGTCATGGGAGAACGGCGGTGA
- a CDS encoding sugar phosphate isomerase/epimerase family protein: MNAIQVPDAPVVLSTASVYPEKTPAAFEIAAKLGYDGIEVMVTSDPVSQDVDMLRRLSDYHQVPITAIHSPCLIFTQRVWGRDPWVKLVKSKEMAEALGATTVVVHPAFKWQREYAKDFEKGIQRMQDETDVVFAVENMYQVRMRGREVVPYAPSWNPLDRDYPDVTLDLSHTAMSQSDAMDMARRLGDRLSHVHLADGVGGGNLDEHLIPGRGNQPCAELLEYLADRDYRGQIVLEVNTRKSDREGRLTELAEALAFTRLHFARSARHTAEPERERIVVHSAASAAPRVFSVGGDGTVSGTD; the protein is encoded by the coding sequence GTGAACGCTATCCAGGTTCCAGACGCCCCCGTCGTCCTCTCGACGGCGTCGGTGTACCCGGAGAAGACCCCGGCGGCCTTCGAGATCGCCGCCAAACTCGGCTACGACGGCATCGAGGTCATGGTCACCTCGGACCCGGTCAGCCAGGACGTCGACATGCTCCGCCGCCTGTCGGACTACCACCAGGTCCCCATCACCGCGATCCACTCCCCGTGCCTGATCTTCACCCAGCGGGTGTGGGGCCGCGATCCCTGGGTCAAGCTCGTCAAGTCCAAGGAGATGGCCGAAGCGCTGGGCGCCACGACCGTCGTGGTGCACCCTGCCTTCAAGTGGCAGCGCGAGTACGCCAAGGACTTCGAGAAGGGCATCCAGCGGATGCAGGACGAGACCGACGTCGTCTTCGCCGTCGAGAACATGTACCAGGTGCGCATGCGGGGCAGGGAGGTCGTCCCCTACGCACCCAGCTGGAACCCGCTGGACCGCGACTACCCCGACGTCACCCTGGACCTCTCGCACACCGCCATGTCGCAGTCGGACGCCATGGACATGGCGCGTCGGCTCGGCGACCGCCTCTCCCACGTGCACCTCGCGGACGGCGTCGGCGGGGGCAACCTCGACGAGCACCTGATCCCCGGCCGGGGCAACCAGCCCTGCGCGGAACTCCTGGAGTACCTCGCCGACCGCGACTACCGGGGCCAGATCGTGCTGGAGGTCAACACCCGCAAGTCCGACCGCGAGGGACGGCTGACCGAACTGGCCGAGGCGCTGGCGTTCACCCGGCTGCACTTCGCGCGGAGCGCGCGGCACACGGCCGAGCCGGAACGCGAGCGGATCGTGGTGCACTCGGCGGCCTCCGCCGCCCCCCGGGTGTTCTCGGTCGGCGGCGACGGCACGGTCAGCGGCACGGACTGA
- a CDS encoding class I SAM-dependent methyltransferase, producing MRGIRPRTGAHVLDTGCGTGFHLPRFAVEARWVTGVEPQRLAEAARARVRTLPDATVHTGVAQRLPAADASVDVTHARWASFFGPGCEPGLVEADRVMRRGGAAFVIDNGAARSAFGGWFRRSLPSHGPSAVERFRSGRGFTRRSVDTGRWFESRADFEAVARIEFPPGPARGIVDGHRGPEVDHAVNLWWRGY from the coding sequence ATGCGCGGGATCCGGCCCCGGACCGGGGCGCACGTCCTGGACACCGGCTGCGGTACCGGTTTCCACCTGCCGCGCTTCGCCGTCGAGGCGCGGTGGGTGACCGGGGTGGAGCCGCAGCGGCTCGCCGAGGCGGCTCGGGCGCGCGTGCGGACGCTGCCCGACGCCACCGTACACACCGGGGTGGCGCAGCGGCTTCCGGCCGCCGACGCCTCGGTGGACGTGACGCACGCGCGGTGGGCGTCCTTCTTCGGTCCCGGCTGCGAGCCGGGGCTGGTCGAAGCGGACCGGGTGATGCGGCGCGGCGGAGCGGCGTTCGTCATCGACAACGGCGCCGCCCGCAGCGCCTTCGGCGGCTGGTTCCGCCGGTCGCTGCCGTCCCACGGCCCGTCGGCGGTCGAGCGCTTCCGGAGCGGTCGCGGGTTCACCCGGCGGTCGGTGGACACGGGCCGGTGGTTCGAGAGCCGCGCGGACTTCGAGGCCGTGGCGCGCATCGAGTTCCCCCCGGGCCCGGCCCGGGGGATCGTCGACGGGCACCGGGGCCCGGAGGTCGACCACGCGGTGAACCTCTGGTGGCGGGGGTACTGA
- the radA gene encoding DNA repair protein RadA: MARAAKRTFRCTECGWTAPKWVGRCGDCQSWGTVEEVSAPVAGGVTPVRSGTPARPIAEIDVEAAQASPTGLAELDRVLGGGVVPGGVLLLAGEPGVGKSTLLLEVAARYAALGPVLYVTGEESAGQVRLRAERVGALAPKLYLAAETSLAALAGHVDEVAPRLLVVDSVQTMSAPDVPGVPGGVTQVREVAAGLIRLAKERNIATVLVGHVTKDGSIAGPRVLEHLVDVVLQFEGDRHSQLRMLRAVKNRYGPTDEIGCFELTDSGIVGLPDPSGLFLTRRTEPVPGTCVTVTVEGRRPLIAEVQALVAPTALPQPRRATSGLDSARVAMVLAVLEKRVNLRMGAADVYTSTVGGVRLVEPSVDLALALALAGSHTDLALPRGMVAIGEVGLAGDVRVVSGLQRRLLEAQRLGFTTAIVPADADDPVQVEGISTVGVSDLGQALLTAFPELRR, encoded by the coding sequence ATGGCGAGGGCAGCGAAGCGGACGTTCCGGTGTACCGAGTGCGGGTGGACCGCTCCGAAGTGGGTGGGCCGCTGCGGCGACTGCCAGTCGTGGGGCACCGTGGAAGAGGTCTCGGCACCGGTGGCGGGCGGGGTGACCCCGGTCCGGTCGGGGACGCCCGCGCGCCCCATCGCCGAGATCGACGTGGAGGCCGCGCAGGCGTCGCCGACCGGCCTGGCGGAGCTCGACCGGGTGCTGGGCGGCGGGGTGGTGCCCGGCGGGGTCCTGCTGCTCGCCGGCGAGCCCGGGGTGGGCAAGTCCACCCTGCTGCTGGAGGTGGCCGCGCGCTACGCCGCGCTGGGTCCGGTGCTGTACGTGACGGGCGAGGAGTCGGCGGGGCAGGTGCGGCTGCGGGCCGAGCGGGTGGGCGCGCTGGCGCCCAAGCTCTACCTGGCGGCGGAGACCTCGCTGGCCGCGCTGGCCGGGCACGTCGACGAGGTGGCGCCCCGGCTGCTGGTCGTCGACTCGGTGCAGACCATGAGCGCGCCCGACGTCCCGGGCGTCCCGGGGGGAGTCACCCAGGTGCGCGAGGTCGCCGCCGGTCTGATCCGGTTGGCCAAGGAGCGCAACATCGCCACCGTCCTGGTCGGACACGTCACCAAGGACGGCTCCATCGCGGGGCCGCGGGTGCTGGAGCACCTGGTGGACGTGGTACTGCAGTTCGAGGGGGACCGGCACTCGCAGTTGCGCATGCTGCGCGCGGTGAAGAACCGGTACGGCCCCACCGACGAGATCGGCTGCTTCGAGCTCACCGACTCCGGCATCGTGGGCCTGCCCGATCCGAGCGGCCTGTTCCTCACCCGCCGCACCGAGCCGGTCCCGGGGACCTGCGTCACGGTCACCGTCGAGGGACGGCGTCCCCTGATCGCCGAGGTGCAGGCGCTGGTGGCGCCGACCGCGCTGCCGCAGCCGCGCCGTGCCACCTCGGGGCTGGACTCGGCCCGGGTCGCGATGGTGCTGGCGGTGCTGGAGAAGCGGGTCAACCTGCGGATGGGCGCGGCCGACGTCTACACCTCCACGGTCGGCGGGGTCCGGCTGGTGGAGCCGTCGGTGGACCTGGCGCTGGCCCTGGCGCTGGCGGGGTCGCACACCGACCTGGCGCTGCCCCGGGGGATGGTCGCCATCGGCGAGGTGGGGCTGGCCGGCGACGTGCGCGTGGTCAGCGGCCTGCAGCGGCGGCTCCTGGAAGCGCAGCGGCTGGGGTTCACCACCGCGATCGTGCCCGCCGACGCCGACGATCCGGTCCAGGTGGAGGGCATCAGCACCGTGGGCGTCTCCGACCTGGGACAGGCGCTGCTCACCGCTTTCCCCGAGCTGCGCCGCTGA
- a CDS encoding cellulase family glycosylhydrolase, protein MGRLTPLMSRLRAGAAAVALGATALIPLTSSPAALAAGGDWLHTDGNRIVDAAGNEVWLTGANWFGFNTSERVFHGLWAANIEDVTRAMAERGINIVRVPISTQLLLEWRDGQEAPSGVNEYVNPELTGMSNLEVFDYWLQLCEEYGLKVMLDVHSAEADNSGHFYPVWYKGDITSEDFYAAWEWVTERYKNNDTIVAADIKNEPHGKADESPRAKWDDSTDVDNFKHVCETAGNRILAINPNMLILCEGIEIYPKDGQDWSSTDGRDYHSTWWGGNLRGVADHPVDLGAHQDQLVYSPHDYGPAVFQQDWFEGEWNKQTLTTDVWRPNWLYIHEDGTAPLLIGEWGGFLDGGDNEKWMEALRSLIIEERLHHTFWALNPNSGDTGGLLGYDWVTWDEEKYAFLEAALWQDGNGRFIGLDHEVPLGGAGSTTGLSLNQYYGGGSGDPTDPPTDPTDPPTDPTDPADPPAGEVEVHYRNNSASATDSQIAPGLRLVNTGSSTVDLSDVEIRYYFSNESGGAPQYACDWAQVDCSNVSASFGSLSAPGADTYLALTLAGSLAPGATTEIQGRIHASTWANFDESDDYSRGDNTDWAANPAVTAFLGGTLVWGVPPA, encoded by the coding sequence GTGGGCAGACTGACCCCCCTGATGAGCCGGCTGCGCGCCGGCGCGGCCGCGGTCGCGCTCGGAGCGACCGCGCTCATCCCCCTGACCTCCTCCCCAGCCGCCCTCGCCGCCGGCGGCGACTGGCTGCACACCGACGGCAACAGGATCGTGGACGCCGCCGGCAACGAGGTGTGGCTCACCGGAGCCAACTGGTTCGGCTTCAACACCAGCGAGCGGGTCTTCCACGGGCTGTGGGCCGCCAACATCGAGGACGTCACCCGGGCGATGGCCGAGCGCGGCATCAACATCGTGCGCGTCCCCATCAGCACCCAGCTGCTCCTGGAGTGGCGGGACGGCCAGGAGGCGCCGAGCGGAGTCAACGAGTACGTCAACCCCGAACTGACGGGGATGAGCAACCTCGAAGTCTTCGACTACTGGCTGCAGTTGTGCGAGGAGTACGGCCTCAAGGTCATGCTCGACGTGCACAGCGCGGAGGCCGACAACTCCGGCCACTTCTACCCGGTCTGGTACAAGGGCGACATCACCTCCGAGGACTTCTACGCCGCCTGGGAGTGGGTCACCGAGCGCTACAAGAACAACGACACCATCGTCGCCGCCGACATCAAGAACGAACCCCACGGCAAGGCCGACGAGAGCCCCCGGGCCAAGTGGGACGACTCCACCGACGTCGACAACTTCAAGCACGTCTGCGAAACGGCGGGCAACCGCATCCTCGCCATCAACCCGAACATGCTCATCCTGTGCGAGGGCATCGAGATCTACCCCAAGGACGGGCAGGACTGGTCCTCCACCGACGGCCGGGACTACCACTCCACCTGGTGGGGCGGCAACCTGCGCGGTGTCGCCGACCACCCCGTCGACCTGGGCGCCCACCAGGACCAGCTGGTCTACTCGCCGCACGACTACGGGCCCGCCGTGTTCCAGCAGGACTGGTTCGAGGGCGAGTGGAACAAGCAGACCCTGACCACGGACGTCTGGCGGCCCAACTGGCTCTACATCCACGAGGACGGCACCGCGCCGCTGCTCATCGGCGAGTGGGGCGGCTTCCTCGACGGGGGCGACAACGAGAAGTGGATGGAGGCGCTGCGCTCCCTCATCATCGAGGAGCGGCTGCACCACACCTTCTGGGCGCTCAACCCCAACTCCGGCGACACCGGCGGCCTGCTCGGATACGACTGGGTGACCTGGGACGAGGAGAAGTACGCGTTCCTTGAGGCCGCGCTGTGGCAGGACGGCAACGGCCGGTTCATCGGCCTGGACCACGAGGTCCCGCTGGGCGGCGCGGGCTCCACCACCGGCCTGTCGCTGAACCAGTACTACGGCGGCGGCTCCGGCGACCCCACCGACCCGCCCACGGACCCCACCGACCCGCCCACGGATCCGACCGACCCGGCCGACCCGCCCGCGGGTGAGGTCGAGGTCCACTACCGCAACAACAGCGCCTCCGCCACCGACAGCCAGATCGCTCCCGGACTGCGGCTGGTCAACACCGGAAGCAGCACCGTCGACCTGTCCGACGTGGAGATCCGGTACTACTTCAGCAACGAGTCCGGCGGCGCCCCGCAGTACGCCTGCGACTGGGCCCAGGTGGACTGCTCCAACGTCAGCGCCTCCTTCGGTTCGCTGTCGGCCCCGGGCGCCGACACCTACCTGGCGCTCACCCTCGCCGGCAGCCTGGCGCCCGGCGCGACCACCGAGATCCAGGGCCGCATCCACGCGTCGACCTGGGCGAACTTCGACGAGAGCGACGACTACAGCCGTGGCGACAACACCGACTGGGCCGCCAATCCGGCGGTGACCGCCTTCCTCGGCGGCACGCTGGTCTGGGGTGTGCCGCCGGCCTGA
- a CDS encoding type 1 glutamine amidotransferase, whose amino-acid sequence MSDTSSTLRIVWIYPDLLSTYGDRGNVLILRRRAELRGIPTEVVHVHSSDPVPAEGDIYLLGGGEDRPQILAAQRLRADGGLKQAAERGAAVFAVCAGYQIIGETYGDDAANPLPGVGILDVRSSRGPSRAVGEIVADVDPALGVGRITGFENHQGRTAIGPSAKPLSTAVRGVGNDGVTEGAYQGQVLGTYLHGPALPRNPALADLLLRWRVGDIPPLPPSWGERLHEERLAAVL is encoded by the coding sequence ATGAGTGACACCAGCAGCACCCTGCGGATCGTGTGGATCTACCCCGACCTGCTCAGCACCTACGGAGACCGGGGCAACGTGCTGATCCTGCGGCGCCGCGCGGAACTGCGCGGCATCCCCACCGAGGTCGTGCACGTCCACTCCAGCGACCCGGTTCCCGCGGAGGGCGACATCTACCTGCTCGGCGGCGGCGAGGACCGGCCGCAGATCCTCGCGGCGCAGCGGCTGCGCGCCGACGGCGGACTCAAGCAGGCGGCCGAGCGGGGAGCCGCGGTCTTCGCGGTCTGCGCCGGCTACCAGATCATCGGTGAGACCTACGGCGACGACGCGGCCAACCCGCTGCCCGGCGTCGGCATCCTCGACGTGCGCAGCAGCCGGGGCCCGAGCCGGGCGGTCGGGGAGATCGTCGCGGACGTCGACCCGGCGCTGGGCGTGGGACGGATCACCGGCTTCGAGAACCATCAGGGCCGCACCGCGATCGGTCCCTCGGCCAAGCCCCTGTCGACCGCGGTCCGGGGCGTCGGCAACGACGGCGTCACCGAGGGGGCCTACCAGGGGCAGGTGCTCGGCACCTACCTGCACGGTCCGGCCCTGCCGCGCAACCCGGCCCTCGCCGACCTGCTGCTGCGCTGGCGGGTGGGCGACATCCCGCCGCTGCCGCCGTCCTGGGGGGAGCGGCTGCACGAGGAGCGCCTGGCCGCCGTGCTGTGA